From a region of the Pseudocalidococcus azoricus BACA0444 genome:
- the groL gene encoding chaperonin GroEL (60 kDa chaperone family; promotes refolding of misfolded polypeptides especially under stressful conditions; forms two stacked rings of heptamers to form a barrel-shaped 14mer; ends can be capped by GroES; misfolded proteins enter the barrel where they are refolded when GroES binds) — translation MAKRIIYNENARRALEKGMDILAESVAVTLGPKGRNVVLEKKFGAPQIVNDGVTIAKEIELEDHIENTGVALIRQAASKTNDAAGDGTTTATVLAHAMVKEGLRNVAAGANPISLKRGIDKATQYLVDKIAAHARQVEDSKSIAQVAAISAGNDEEVGQMIASAMDKVGKEGVISLEEGKSMTTELEVTEGMRFDKGYISPYFATDTERMEAVLDEPFILITDKKITLVQDLVPILEQVARSGRPLVIIAEDIEKEALATLVVNRLRGVLNVAAVKAPGFGDRRKAMLEDIAVLTGGQVITEDAGLKLDAAKLEMLGKARRITITKDTTTLVAEGNEKAVKARCEQIRRQMEETDSSYDKEKLQERLAKLAGGVAVIKVGAATETEMKDRKLRLEDAINATKAAVEEGIVPGGGTTLAHLGPDLGAWAAANLTAEELIGAGIVERALTAPLRRIAENAGQNGAIISERVKEKDFNVGYDAAINEFVDMFTAGIVDPAKVTRSALQNAASIAGMVLTTECIIVDKPEPKDAAPAGAGAGMGGDFDY, via the coding sequence ATGGCTAAGCGGATCATTTACAACGAAAACGCCCGGCGCGCCCTGGAAAAAGGGATGGATATTTTGGCCGAATCAGTCGCCGTCACCCTCGGGCCCAAAGGTCGGAACGTCGTTTTGGAGAAAAAATTTGGTGCCCCCCAAATCGTCAATGACGGTGTCACCATTGCCAAAGAAATCGAACTTGAAGATCACATTGAAAACACCGGTGTGGCCTTAATTCGGCAAGCAGCTTCTAAAACCAACGATGCCGCTGGCGACGGTACTACCACTGCCACTGTGTTGGCCCATGCCATGGTCAAAGAAGGCCTGCGGAACGTTGCGGCCGGGGCTAACCCGATCTCCTTAAAGCGTGGGATTGATAAAGCCACCCAATACCTCGTGGACAAAATCGCGGCCCATGCCCGGCAAGTGGAAGATTCTAAGTCCATTGCCCAAGTCGCTGCCATCTCCGCTGGGAACGATGAAGAAGTCGGTCAAATGATCGCCTCGGCTATGGATAAAGTCGGTAAGGAAGGGGTTATCTCCCTGGAAGAAGGCAAATCCATGACGACCGAATTGGAAGTTACCGAAGGGATGCGCTTTGACAAAGGCTATATCTCTCCCTACTTCGCCACCGACACCGAGCGGATGGAAGCGGTTTTAGATGAGCCATTTATCTTGATCACCGACAAGAAAATCACCCTTGTCCAAGATTTAGTCCCGATTCTGGAGCAAGTCGCCCGCTCTGGTCGTCCCTTGGTAATCATTGCTGAAGACATCGAAAAAGAAGCCTTGGCTACCTTGGTCGTGAACCGGCTCCGGGGTGTCTTGAATGTGGCCGCTGTGAAAGCCCCTGGATTTGGCGATCGCCGCAAAGCCATGCTCGAAGATATTGCTGTCCTGACTGGTGGTCAAGTGATTACTGAAGATGCTGGCTTGAAACTCGACGCTGCCAAGTTGGAAATGTTGGGGAAAGCTCGCCGGATCACGATCACCAAAGACACCACCACCTTGGTTGCGGAAGGCAACGAGAAAGCCGTTAAAGCCCGCTGTGAGCAAATCCGTCGGCAAATGGAAGAAACCGATTCTTCCTACGACAAAGAGAAGCTGCAAGAACGCTTGGCTAAACTGGCCGGTGGTGTGGCCGTGATCAAAGTCGGGGCTGCTACCGAAACCGAAATGAAGGATCGCAAACTCCGCTTGGAAGATGCCATCAACGCCACCAAAGCTGCGGTGGAAGAAGGGATTGTTCCTGGTGGTGGGACGACTTTGGCGCACTTAGGTCCTGATTTGGGTGCTTGGGCTGCTGCCAACTTGACCGCTGAGGAATTGATCGGGGCTGGGATTGTGGAGCGGGCCTTAACTGCACCTCTGCGCCGGATTGCTGAGAATGCCGGTCAAAATGGCGCGATCATCTCGGAGCGGGTGAAAGAGAAAGACTTCAATGTTGGCTATGATGCGGCCATCAATGAGTTTGTCGATATGTTCACCGCTGGGATTGTTGACCCTGCTAAAGTTACTCGGTCGGCCTTGCAAAATGCGGCTTCTATCGCTGGCATGGTTTTGACTACTGAGTGCATCATCGTTGACAAACCCGAACCCAAAGACGCTGCTCCTGCTGGGGCCGGTGCGGGCATGGGTGGAGACTTTGACTACTAA
- a CDS encoding B12-binding domain-containing radical SAM protein: protein MNILLIYPQFPQSFWSFEKTLELVNLKAQLPPLGMITVAALLPQAWNFKLVDRNVRDVTTAEWAWADVVILSAMIVQKADFAAQIQAAKAEGKLVAVGGPYATALPEESLAAGADFLILDEGEITLPMFVEALEKGETSGIFRANGERPDVTATPIPRFDLLDLSAYAEMSVQFSRGCPFQCEFCDIIVLYGRKPRTKTPEQLLAELQSLYDLGWRKSIFVVDDNFIGNKRNVKLLLKALKPWLAERAYPFSFGTEASVDLAQDAELMQLMVEANFGTVFLGIETPDSDSLALTKKFQNNRDPLVESVLSISQAGLRVMAGFIIGFDGEKSGAGQRVVKFVEETTIPTAMFSMLQALPDTALWHRLNREGRLRAAGEGTGNQVTLMNFTPTRPIEEIAQEYIDGFWQLYEPLTFLNRTYRHFLILGAARKRNYAKRPQAREKWAIDWVAIRALLILIWRQGILRSTRWQFWLNLISLAWQYPIVVVSYLSVCAQAEHFIDYRQRVRGEIEAQLAAYLAQQPQSLATPVAAQSAA from the coding sequence ATGAACATTCTTTTAATTTATCCCCAGTTCCCCCAGAGCTTCTGGTCCTTTGAAAAAACCTTAGAACTTGTCAATCTCAAGGCTCAATTGCCCCCCTTAGGGATGATTACGGTCGCGGCATTACTGCCCCAGGCCTGGAATTTCAAGTTGGTGGATCGCAATGTCCGAGACGTAACCACCGCCGAATGGGCCTGGGCAGATGTGGTGATTTTATCGGCGATGATTGTCCAAAAAGCTGATTTTGCTGCCCAGATTCAAGCCGCTAAGGCCGAGGGAAAATTAGTTGCGGTGGGTGGCCCCTATGCAACCGCCTTGCCCGAAGAAAGCCTAGCTGCGGGGGCGGATTTCCTGATTTTGGATGAAGGGGAAATTACCCTGCCGATGTTTGTGGAGGCCTTAGAAAAAGGGGAAACGAGCGGGATTTTTCGAGCCAATGGTGAACGCCCCGATGTGACGGCCACCCCAATTCCGCGGTTTGATTTACTGGATTTATCAGCCTATGCGGAGATGTCTGTCCAGTTTTCCCGCGGTTGCCCCTTTCAATGTGAATTTTGCGACATTATCGTCCTTTACGGCCGTAAACCCCGGACAAAAACCCCAGAGCAACTCCTGGCTGAATTGCAATCTCTTTACGACTTAGGGTGGCGCAAAAGTATTTTTGTTGTGGATGATAACTTCATCGGCAATAAGCGAAACGTCAAACTGTTGCTCAAAGCACTCAAACCTTGGCTAGCTGAGCGGGCCTATCCATTTTCCTTTGGCACAGAAGCCTCTGTAGACTTGGCCCAAGATGCTGAGTTAATGCAACTGATGGTGGAGGCTAATTTTGGCACGGTGTTTTTAGGGATTGAGACCCCCGATAGTGATAGTTTGGCCTTAACAAAAAAATTCCAGAACAATCGGGATCCCCTGGTGGAATCTGTGTTGTCCATTAGCCAGGCCGGGTTACGGGTCATGGCTGGTTTTATTATTGGCTTTGATGGTGAAAAATCTGGGGCCGGACAACGGGTGGTCAAATTTGTCGAGGAAACTACCATTCCCACAGCCATGTTTAGTATGCTCCAGGCCCTCCCTGACACTGCGCTCTGGCATCGCCTCAACCGGGAAGGTCGTCTACGCGCCGCTGGGGAGGGGACAGGCAACCAAGTCACGTTGATGAACTTTACCCCAACTCGCCCCATCGAAGAAATTGCCCAAGAGTACATTGATGGCTTTTGGCAACTGTATGAACCCCTGACCTTTTTAAACCGCACCTATCGCCACTTCCTCATCTTAGGAGCAGCCCGGAAGCGAAACTATGCCAAACGGCCCCAGGCCCGAGAAAAATGGGCCATTGATTGGGTGGCCATTCGCGCCTTGCTTATCCTGATTTGGCGACAAGGGATTCTCCGCTCCACCCGTTGGCAATTTTGGTTAAATTTAATCAGCTTGGCCTGGCAGTATCCCATAGTGGTCGTCAGTTATTTATCCGTTTGCGCCCAGGCCGAACACTTTATTGACTATCGTCAGCGGGTACGGGGAGAAATTGAAGCCCAACTTGCGGCATACCTGGCCCAACAACCCCAATCCCTCGCGACTCCTGTTGCGGCTCAATCTGCTGCCTAG
- a CDS encoding adenine phosphoribosyltransferase, producing the protein MDLKSLIRDVPDFPKPGILFRDITTLLQNEAGLRYVIDQLHDHHVDAGIDYIAGIESRGFIFGAPLAYRLGAGFIPIRKPGKLCQAVYSVEYSLEYGTDKLQIHQDAVQPGSRVLIVDDLMATGGTAAAAAQLVDQAQGELAGFAFIVELEDLGGRKLLPDVPIKTLVTY; encoded by the coding sequence ATGGACTTAAAATCGTTAATCCGTGATGTGCCTGATTTTCCTAAGCCTGGAATTTTATTTCGGGATATCACCACCCTCCTGCAAAATGAAGCGGGCCTGCGCTATGTGATTGACCAACTCCATGATCACCATGTTGATGCGGGAATTGACTATATTGCTGGGATCGAGTCGCGGGGGTTTATCTTCGGCGCGCCCTTAGCCTATCGCCTAGGAGCCGGATTTATCCCAATTCGTAAACCTGGTAAGCTTTGCCAGGCCGTGTATAGTGTCGAATACAGCTTGGAGTATGGCACCGATAAACTCCAAATTCACCAAGATGCCGTTCAACCAGGGAGTCGCGTGCTGATTGTGGATGATCTGATGGCCACCGGAGGAACCGCCGCCGCCGCCGCCCAACTGGTTGACCAGGCCCAGGGGGAACTGGCTGGCTTTGCCTTTATTGTCGAGTTAGAAGATTTAGGGGGGCGGAAATTACTCCCGGATGTGCCCATTAAAACCCTAGTCACTTACTAA
- the groES gene encoding co-chaperone GroES encodes MAAVSLSVSTVKPLGDRIFIKVSEAEAKTAGGILLPDNAQEKPQVGEVTAVGPGKRSDDGTRQELDVKVGDKVLYSKYAGTEVKLAGEEYILLSEKDILAVVA; translated from the coding sequence ATGGCAGCAGTATCTTTGAGTGTTTCAACGGTAAAACCCCTCGGTGACCGGATTTTTATCAAGGTCAGTGAAGCCGAAGCTAAAACCGCGGGTGGGATTCTTTTACCCGATAATGCCCAAGAAAAACCTCAAGTGGGAGAAGTCACCGCCGTGGGGCCTGGGAAACGTAGTGATGACGGCACTCGCCAAGAACTCGATGTCAAAGTTGGCGATAAAGTTCTTTACTCCAAATACGCCGGCACCGAAGTTAAGTTGGCGGGTGAAGAATATATTCTCTTGTCCGAAAAAGACATCCTGGCAGTTGTGGCCTAA
- a CDS encoding sensor histidine kinase, producing the protein MFESHTGVRDLSSSELAFRSIFENAAEGIFQTDLAGRYIRANYSLAKIYGYESPEALIQDQPNAKAGLYVEPQRRQEFITLMAEQDTLTDFESAIYRRDRSIIWISETCRVVRDQQGQVQYYEGFVRDITQQRLAMDQLKSTEARLQQRNQELAEALSQLQNTQRELVHSEKMAALGQLVAGVAHEINTPLGAIRSSIETIDLFAQRTLPTLPDVLRNLSPELFAAFTSLRQSCLQDTLQLSSRERRQHKRRMTPILDELGLENADGWADTLIDIGVLGDLTPFLPLLQAPTGLEVIELAHQLALLERSTHTITTAIERAAKVVFALKTYARFDQSGQKVVAQVTDGIETVLTLYHNKLKHGVEVIREYEPVPLIPCYPDELTQVWTNLVHNALQAMDERGRLQIQVKNQPQAIAIQITDSGPGIPDAVMPRIFEPFFTTKPIGEGNGLGLDIVRKIVDKHQGTINVNSRPGETTFTITLPVQESVGHA; encoded by the coding sequence ATGTTTGAAAGCCACACTGGGGTTAGAGACTTAAGTTCATCAGAGTTAGCATTTCGGAGTATTTTCGAGAATGCTGCCGAAGGGATTTTCCAGACGGATTTGGCTGGACGCTATATTCGAGCTAACTATTCGTTGGCAAAAATTTATGGTTATGAGTCCCCAGAGGCTTTAATTCAAGATCAACCCAATGCTAAGGCCGGTTTGTATGTGGAACCCCAGCGACGGCAAGAGTTTATTACCTTGATGGCCGAGCAGGATACCCTGACTGATTTTGAATCGGCAATTTATCGGCGGGATCGGAGCATTATTTGGATTTCTGAAACCTGTCGGGTGGTGCGGGATCAACAGGGACAAGTCCAATATTATGAAGGTTTTGTGCGCGATATTACTCAACAACGCTTGGCGATGGATCAACTCAAGTCCACGGAAGCCCGTCTCCAACAACGAAATCAAGAACTTGCTGAAGCCTTAAGCCAACTCCAAAACACGCAGCGGGAACTCGTTCATTCCGAGAAGATGGCGGCTTTGGGGCAGTTAGTGGCGGGGGTGGCCCATGAAATTAATACGCCCTTGGGGGCCATTCGCTCCTCCATTGAGACCATTGATTTATTTGCTCAGCGCACCCTCCCAACTTTGCCAGATGTACTGCGGAACCTCTCCCCCGAATTGTTTGCGGCCTTTACATCCCTAAGACAGTCTTGCCTCCAGGATACATTGCAACTCTCCAGTCGCGAGCGACGGCAACATAAACGGCGCATGACTCCCATTCTCGATGAACTGGGCCTGGAAAATGCTGATGGTTGGGCAGATACCCTGATTGATATTGGAGTCCTGGGAGATTTAACCCCGTTTTTACCTTTGCTCCAGGCCCCAACTGGGTTAGAGGTCATCGAGCTAGCTCATCAATTAGCCCTATTAGAACGCAGCACCCACACGATTACCACCGCAATTGAACGGGCCGCCAAAGTCGTTTTTGCCTTGAAAACCTATGCCCGTTTTGATCAGAGTGGTCAAAAAGTGGTGGCGCAGGTGACGGATGGAATTGAGACGGTCTTAACCCTGTACCACAACAAACTGAAACATGGAGTCGAGGTAATTCGGGAGTATGAGCCAGTCCCCTTGATTCCCTGTTATCCCGATGAATTAACCCAGGTGTGGACGAATTTGGTACACAATGCCCTCCAGGCCATGGACGAACGGGGTCGCCTCCAAATCCAGGTTAAAAACCAACCCCAGGCCATTGCAATTCAAATTACCGATAGTGGGCCGGGAATTCCCGATGCAGTTATGCCGCGGATTTTTGAACCCTTTTTTACCACAAAGCCAATTGGGGAGGGCAATGGCCTGGGTTTAGATATTGTCCGCAAAATTGTTGATAAACACCAGGGAACAATTAACGTCAACTCCCGGCCTGGGGAAACGACCTTTACCATTACCCTACCT